CATCAATAGTTATATTTTTCTACTAAAACCTTAAATTATCAAAACAAATTGAAAAAACTCTCATATGGACCGCAATTGAATGCACATATCTCTCCACAGAACATACACCAGCACAACATTTACTTTAAAGCTAGTCGCATTTTATTCAAAGATGACAATATAATAGCCAAAGAAACAACAACTCTTTCCATTGTCTGGTGCCCCTGTAATTAGAGCATATTTTcatcaattaaaaataataataatgttggctttaaaaacaaataaaataaataataaaaaaatagaaataattcagAAACATACGTGTACACATATTTGACCATTTGTGTAAGCAGCTCTCATAAGTTGTATCACATATATACCACAATCATAATCTACACATTGCTTCTTATGAAATGGCTTTTGCATAATAATGAACTTCTCAAACTTGAAACTCCTACCAAGATGTATGCTAAAAGCATTAGGAAACGCTAAATCCAATATCACAAGCTGCAAAACAGgttaagtaataaaaaaaatgttaaagaaACAAACAAGCTGAATTATAACTTCTCCAATTCAATACTCACAAAATCACTGATAATTTCCAATCCTAACGCAGGAGTCACCACACGGAGGTCATCATAAACATATACACTTTCATCAATAATACTAACAATAGCTAATAACCAATGACGCATTGCTAAAAGGGGCATAAATATCTACacaatacaaataaatattaaatgttagATTGATTCACTTAAATGGTATGGaaaatataataagaaaaaaaaaagtaaaatcaaAAGAGTACCTTCTCACAAACTGATATATCCCCAACCCATCTTCGCAGATTAGTAGGATCTTTAATTGCACCTTCTTCAAGATAGGGTCTCTAACATAATATTCAAAGATTTATATAACCTCAATCTAAAATCATTTACTATCTATAATCGACTAAGAAAAATTAACACTAACAGAAATACTCGTCGGTATAAACCAAAATTTCATGGAATGTCCTCTTAGCTTAGCCTCATAGTCACACAATAAATCTACTACCATGTTCACCACCTGCAAAATTATTTATCAAACAATAggtaagaataaaataaaaaattaaagcaaTACTTTGAGCCAATATTTATTCAACGAACCCTTGTCCCGATCAATGTATTAACATTCAGTGATAGAAAGTCTTCTCTCCGGCCCACGACTCTTTCACTCAAATATAAAACTTCCCTACAAAAGgaaaacacaaaaataattacagtaaCACAATTATTGTTGACAAATTAAGTTACAAACATAATTCTTAATAAGAGATAATAGTAATTACTTACCTACAATTCAGTGAGttgtcaaatatatatttagtcacaCCTTCTTCGCAAGAAGAAAATGAGGACTCTCCAATAAAACAGGGTGTCGAACAAACTACTGGATACAATGCAgaaatttctaaaaatttacGGTGCTCCTCGCTTCTCTCACAAGCCAATTTTACTTTGCCatcctaatatatatatgtatatatatatataaattttaacacATTTACACACACTActaaaatgtatatttatacaagaaaaagaataaaataaaaataattacccACTTACCAATGCAGACAACTCAAACTGAGTAATATCATATAAGTTTAAATCAAATCCAGAACCACCGTGAATAGCTACTAACTCTTTCTCTTCCTTAACATATGGATCAGAACATCCATATCCTCGCGCAAATCTCGTTTTATTTGATATTGACTCCTTATCTTTTGTTGATACTAACACCTTAGATTTGAACAACCCCCCTTCCATATAGTCTCCATCATTCGTCTCGAAACAATTCCATTCATCCAACATTGATGATTCCTTTTCAAAAGACACTTCTTTATTCTTCCCACTGTCTTCAAACTGAACATTGTCATCACCAATGCAATACTTTTTACCACAACTAACATTCAAACTATTTTCATCCACCTTATTTACCAATATTTTTTCATCTTTCACATTAGGTATAATCGAAACATCAAGATCACTACTGCTAAATCCTACAATATCTTCtaccaatttcaaaaatttgccaTTTTCCATAGAAGGTTCCATATGACTACATTTCGAGTTCACCGAATCTTCAAATAATGCAACTGATGTTCTCAATAACACATCATCAGACTTGCAACAATCTTCATGAAAACGATAAAGATCATAGGCACAACACATCTTTGACTTTATAAGTGACACCTTTTGACGTAACTCTTCAACTTTGCGACTCTGCTCAGAAAAACCTTTTATCAAATCTAACAATTTCTTATTATCCATCTCGACCTACACACAACTGTGACACCAaagaataaattttaaaaacaacacgacaaccaaaaaaattattagtaaacACAACCAAAGAAGaattaacataaaaatatgaattatttagttaaataatttCTTATTGGAATATAGATTGTTTTTTTCTCTTGAACataactttattaaattctaagttctaataGAAATatccccaaaataaaaaaaaaaaaatcaaagtgtTATATGGCTTAATATGCCATATATAAATATCTGTAAACATTATTGTGGaccaaaaatattttcttgTCTCACACTTAACTTCaatatgttgaatttttatattagtcttttttttttttttaatctgggATAAAAAAGCAGAACTAATGGCAACAGTTTATTTTACGCTTATTTTTTCAGTATTACACATCAAAACATCAGTATTTCTCTGCCACAGGTCTAGATGGAAAAAGCCTCAAAAGAAAAGCCATCAATGACCAGAGGCATACCAAACCACCAAAGGCTCCTTCCCCTTTTATATTAGTCTTGAAGATGTTATGTTAGTTGGTTCCTAAAGCTTATGTCAATAAAGTCAATTGTTATGTTCAACATATTCTCAAAAAATATGTTGAAGAAGCCAACGAGGACGTGGCCAAAGATAGTGATACGAGTCATAGTCATTGGAGCAGAGTCATCAATTCGACCAGTCCCCATCGCTGCTAAACCCATatacatctctctctctctctctctctctctctctctctctctctctctctctctctctctcactctccacTCACTTATGAATGAATACCAATAATAAACCCCTGttctttgttttaattttttaatctataATATTTCCCTTTTCTTTACTCCATTcctaaacaaacaaaacaagtaaatatatttgtaatttctaataataataataataacagcaAAATTAAATGCCATCAAACACATTGAATAAAACAATGTACTTCTTCTTAGAGCCGCTTACTGATCAGTTGCAGTACAATCGTGGCCCCACCCTAATCATCCTCCCTCCTTTCCTACATGTTACCATCTCTTCTCTTTCATTAAAACGTCTTCcattaaaatatatactataTTAACCAAAATTGTTTAGGTAAAAATGAATAGCAGACCCCAAGCTTTAGTCACTTGAAAATCACAACGTTTTATAAATAACTTGCACGAGAACTTCCATACTCCTGGCCTTAAATCGGGCAAAATAAATCACTTGTTGTTCTTGCAGAATTCAAGCTGCTTAGTAATCCAACTCCAGAGTTTTTGCACCACACTCACTGAGACACTAAACTAGACGAATAAAACTAAAGTTCTAGTGATgtgagaaaaaaaaaggaaagaaacaAACCTCTGGACTGTGGTGTAGACACCACCCATGCAACACAACAATGCGTCTTGGTAGTTTTTAATTAATGATGGAACTAAGTAATTAGCAAAACTGGATCCTTACTTGAAAGCTGTCATATAAGTATTCAACTGCCTGACGAAGCTTGAGAAGTTATTGTGCTTGAAATACTTGGGCAATAGATCCCTGGCGAACTGAGGCTCGTTCCAGACGACAAAGCTGTTGTTTTGACTGCTCCAGGAGACGATTGAATTCGTGGACGAGTCGTCCACCATGTCGTAAGTTTTGCTCAAAAATGGCGGAGGAGGCGAGTTGTTGATAGATGAAGTATCACGACTTCCCGCCATTAGAGCAGAGATTCTCAGTGACAGAAGATCGAAAATGGAACcgaattgagagagaaaagaaaggAAGCAGGATTAGGGTTTTAGGAAGAGGAAAGGAAAgtgcagagagagagaaggaaggCGATGCTCTGTGTCCCCAAAGTGTGACCCTCTTCTCTTTCAATCTCTATGAATATCTCTCTTCTTACAAAATCTCATACACAGTTGTCAAAATGACAGATCGATCAAGTTCAAGAATAAATTTCTTTTTGTTtacttgaaatattttttaagagatTAATGTGTTCTGCAATGATATTAAAACTTTGAATAAATTGAAATAAGAATTAATCAAAATGAAATTACAAAAATGACTCCTATATATAGCCAATATTGAGCAAAAATTAGACTATGCATATGATGAGGGTTAAATCTACAAATACACAGCAATGAAGAAAGACGATATATATTCAATGCATTACCCATTCATCTATGAAAAGTCCTTCCCCAACAATCCTGGGGCCAGTGTCTTCTGGAGGCTTTTTACGTGcttcaacaaaatttgaaaGCTCTTTTCAATCTCGATGAAAATAATACGATACAaccattatattattataaaaaaaaaaaaaaaaaaaaaatccacaaCGTTTCCCACTCACCGGGCTTGGTCGTTCAGGGTCAAGGAATATAACTGGCAAAATTTGCTCAACAGCCACTTGCTCCTTTTGTTTAGCCAGGTGGAccaatgaaaaaataattaagggTATATATGAATGTTTCTATGTTGACCAAAtcaactaaataataataattaagtctctATCAGTATATCCCACTTTGACTAATTCAAAACCAATTTTAATTCAATACACTACAATCTACaataactttttaaaattttcttatgtGGACCAATTATACTACAGGATAGTGGAACTAtcaatgagtctattttatgGGTGTCTATTAAAGaatttccctatatatatatatattttttttttacatttttataaaattttatatagaaATCTCTATTGCAACTCGTGCTGCAACataaatcgtatagaaacccctattgcaactagcgttgcAACTAATTtggaaactcaaaccgtaaatttaaaaaaaaatgttaaaaaacagTATATGGGGTTAAGACcttattttatgtttcaatacttattttgatttcattttcattattttttctaactcatatatatatatatatatatatatttattttttttaagaaaatttcatataatttttattttaattttttgtcataatttttaaaatataatttaattatgtttgataagtatatttttttaagaatataaattggaagaaaaaagttaaaaaatacttagtacaattaaagatataataAAGATGCTTTTATGGTTCACCACACAGCATAAAAGCATTGAACTTTGTCTTCATTATGGACACACTTTTTTCGATTGCTATATCAGAAGTGGCATTGAACCTTGTCTTCATTTTACTGCCTTTTATGGTTCACCACACAGCCATAATAAAGATGCTTCCTGGACTCTTCTTAAAAGGCTGGCTGATGTAGCTCCACACCTCCCATGGCTTGCAATTGGGGACTTTAATGAGATAATTTCTAATGCCAACAAATCTGGGGGTGGCCTCCGCAATGAGTCGCAAATGGAGACCTTTCGTAAAGTCCTTGATCACTGCTCTCTCCATGAGACTCCCTTTGAAGGGGAACCATTCACTTGGATCAAAAATCACTTCGCCACCAATACCATCAAAGAAAGGTTAGATTGGTGCTTTGTTAACTCTCTTTGGGGGTCTACTTTTAGTATCCCAACTGTACAGCACCATGACTACTACAGCTCGGATCATAGAGCCATTTCTGCAACTATTACTCCTATGGATAGCACGGTTCagcaagaaaaaagaagaagcagGTTCAGGTTCGAAAAATTGTGGCTTTCTGATCCCGAATGCAAAGATTTGATTATAAATTCCTGGAATACTCACTCACATGCTGACCCGATACAAACTGTGTTACTAAACCTGGATTCATGTGCCACTTCCTTACAAAAATGGCACCAGCACAAATATGGCAGTATGAAGAAGAACATAGCTGCTTCTCAAGCCCGTGTCTCTGCTCTAAACAACCTCAATCATCGATCTCAAGATACTATGAATGAACTACAACGCACTGAAGTTATTCTTGACGATCTTTTGGAGCAAGAAGAAATTTACTGGCAGCAACGTTCACGAGTAGATTGGCTTAATTCGGGTGATCGCAACACAAAATTTTTTCATGCTAAAGCCTCTGCAAGAAAGTCAAATAACAAGATCAAATCTCTTCTTACTGAAGCAGGGGATCGGGTTCACTCCAAAACTGCTATGGCAGCCGCAATACATGACTATTTTGCCTCCATTTTTAGTGCGGATACCATTGATGAAGAAGCCCTTTCTCAAACTTTGAATGCAATTCCAAACATGGTCACTGATGACATGAATGATGAGCTCACCAAGCCGTTTCGTGCTGCTGAAATTGAAAGTGCTTTACATTCAATGGCACTTGATAAGAGTCCTGGTATTGATGGAATGTCTTCCATGTTTTATCAACAAAATTGGTCTGTTGTGGGTGAAGCAGTCACAACTGCAGTCCTAAGTGTCCTCAATGATGGTGCTGATCCGACAAGTTTGAATAAGACAATTATTACCCTCATACCAAAGATTAAAAATCCTCAATGGGTACAAGACTATCGACCGATCAGTCTTTGCAATGTCATCTCAAAACTTGTAACTAAGGTCCTTGTTGGTCGCTTTAAGAATGTCCTCCCTATTGTTATATCCGAAACGCAAAGTGCTTTCTTACCCAACCGGTTGATCACGGACAACATTCTTGTGGCCTTTGAACTTGTCCATGCCATCAAAAATAAAACAGCGGGTCGTTGTGGTGTTGCTACTTTAAAGCTTGATATGAGTAAGGCTTTTGATCGAGTAGAATGGCGTTTCATCAAGGAGGTCATGACAAAAATGAATTTCTCTACCAAATGGATTGATTCGATTATGGGTTGTCTTACCACTAACACTTTTACGTTTCTGCTGAACAGTGAAGTCACGGGCTCTCTTACTCCTTCAAAGGGTCTTCGGCAAGGATGCCCGCTGTCCCCATATCTCTTTCTCATTTGTTCGGAAGGGTTATCACGCTTACTTCATTATGAACAATCCGAGGGACATCTCCAAGGTTTTAAACTCACCAGGCAAGCTCCACCAATATCGCACCTACTTTTTGCAGATGACAGCCTTCTTTTTTGTCAAGCTACTGAAAGTTCTTGCCTTGCTATCAAGCGTGTCTTAGATCTTTACCATCGCGCCTCAGGTCAAGTCCTCAACCCAGAGAAATCAGTTATGTCTTTCTCACCCAATACTACTCTTGCTGCTCAAGTTTTTTTCCATAGGACTTTGTCTATGCCCATTTGTGAATGCCATGAAAAGTATTTGGGGCTACCATCATACTCGGGCAGAGATAAAAAGGAGATGTTCAGCGGTATTAAGGAAAAAATATGGAGGCTTATGCATACATGGAATGAGAAGATTTTCTCAGCTGGAGGTCGGGAAGTTCTTCTCAAAGCGGTAGTCCAATCCATTCCTACGTATGCTATGAGTTGTTTTCGCTTGCCTATGTATTTTTGCAACCAAGTTGAGTCTATGATGGCAAATTTTTGGTGGGGAATGAATGAGAATGGTTCCAAAATTCATTGGCGCTCATGGAAACTTTTATGCCAAAGGAAGGATAGCGGTGGTATGGGTTTTCGTTCTTTTGTGCACTTCAATCAAGCTCTTCTTGCAAAACAAGCTTGGAGACTCCATGCCTATCCTGATACACTCCTTGCAAAGCTTCTCAAAAGTCGTTACTATTCTCAAAACTCTTTCCTTGAAGCCAATCCTGGACACTCCCCATCTCTCACTTGGCAAGGTATCCATTGGGGCAAGCAGCTTCTCTCATCGGGTTTAAGGTGGAAAATAGGTGAGGGGTGCCGTGTTTTGTGTGCTACTGATCCTTGGATCCCAGGGAACTCAACTTTCCTCCCTTTCCACTATGAGGGACCAATAAATGGTGTGGTCTCTAATCTCATAAAAGAAAATCGAGAATGGGATATAGGCCTTCTGCAGCAATGGTTCTCACAGCCGGATGTCGATCGCATTCTAACAATTCCTTTGAGTTTTTTCAGGAATACTGATACTTTAGCTTGGCATCACCACTCCTCAGGAATATATACTGTCCAGACCGGTTACCATTTAGCTTCTTCTCTTGCGGATGTTGATGATTGTTCGAGCTCTTTGTCACAAAGTTCATGGTGGAAGTTTTTTTGGGCACTTCAGCTGCCTCAGAAAGTAAAAATCTTTGCTTGGCGTGTCTTCAACGATGCCCTTCCTGTAGCTACTGCTCTGGTGAAAAGGAAAATTATCACCGATTCCACATGTTCGATTTGTCGACAGGCTTGGGAAACAGTTGGTCATGCTTTTTTTGGTTGCAAGTATGCTAAGGCTATGTGGAAATTCTCTGGTTTCACTTTTGACTGGTCTAAAGCTTCCTCAATGCATAAGGGGGATTATTTGATTCACTTATCGAATCTTCACTCTCAAGCTGAACTAGAACAGATTATATGCAACTTATGGTCATTATGGACAAAGCGAAATCGAGTGGTACATGGTCACAAGGCAAAGTCTGCAAAGGAGCTGTCCCTTTTTGCCACAAATTACATGCTGCATTTCAGATCAGCTCAACTGAAATACCAGCAGTCTCCTCAGATTTCTGGTGCATCTACGGCAACTAATTCTGCTCCACACACTGCCTCTTGCCGTCCGAATGTTCCCTGGAAGACCCCGCCATCTTGTGTAGTTAAGCTAAATATTGATGCAGCAGTCGATCGGTCGACTAAAGTTACAGGTCTAGGGGCTGTTTTTCGAGACTCTATGGGGATGGTTGTTGCTGCTTTTTCCAAGAAATTACTGGGCAGTTTTGAACCTCATGAGATGGAAGCACTTGCTCTTTTCCATGGTGTGCATTATGCTTTACATTTCCAATTCCCTCAACTCCAAATTGAGACAGATGCTCTACGGGTCAAAAATGCACTTTATATTCCAACTGCAGCCTGTTCTACTTTTAATGATATTATTATGGATGTTTCAAGTCTTTTATCCTTTTTCCCGAATGTAAATGTTTCTCATGTCAAACGGACGGCTAATACGGCCGCTCATGGTTTGGCAAAATTTGCACTAGGGGTGGATGAAGATTGTTTTTGGTCGGATTGTATTCCTCCGCCTATAAATTCTGTTATTGTAAATGACTCTATGATTTGATTTATAATAACAGTTTTTTTcctcaaaaaaacaaaaaaaagaaagaaattaaagatataaattttatataaaataaaaattattaaaatagagtgtctttagaaatttttggggtataaataaaattttctaaattttttcttatttattactAGGAAACAATTGAACTTTAGTGCGGTTGTATTTTATTTAGGGTAGATAACAACATAAATACTCAAAGTTTTAtatttgtaagcggcataaactcaATGATACTTGATTGTAACATTATTTTCTACACCTAAAGAGTCTTGAGACAAATGCAGTTTGGTAATGTAACAAAAAAGATTGGGCACATGATCATAATTTGCTATTACAGCCACTTTTTTAGGTACATTTCCATGAAATTCTATATTAGGTTCACTTCAAATATTTCATATTATGACTATAATTTTTTCCATATCTGAGGTTGTGTGCTGAGttgatagatggtagagaaagTCACTAAAgtatatcaattttaaaatttgatatttttgatgtattttttttttttaagataattAGGATTTGTACCccaaattttgacataatcTAAATTTTGACAGGAAGTTGATATGGATGAAATTTTAAAAGCACGATTTTGTATATGTTAAAATTCAAAAGGAACTAATTGGCACATATTAAAATTCAGAAACACGATTTAGTATATGAGTAATTGCcacattaataaaattaaaaaaaaaaaaattagtcagATTATATAAAGAAGATAAATAAGCCAAAATATTA
This region of Cannabis sativa cultivar Pink pepper isolate KNU-18-1 chromosome 7, ASM2916894v1, whole genome shotgun sequence genomic DNA includes:
- the LOC115712026 gene encoding uncharacterized protein LOC115712026 isoform X2, which encodes MDNKKLLDLIKGFSEQSRKVEELRQKVSLIKSKMCCAYDLYRFHEDCCKSDDVLLRTSVALFEDSVNSKCSHMEPSMENGKFLKLVEDIVGFSSSDLDVSIIPNVKDEKILVNKVDENSLNVSCGKKYCIGDDNVQFEDSGKNKEVSFEKESSMLDEWNCFETNDGDYMEGGLFKSKVLVSTKDKESISNKTRFARGYGCSDPYVKEEKELVAIHGGSGFDLNLYDITQFELSALDGKVKLACERSEEHRKFLEISALYPVVCSTPCFIGESSFSSCEEGVTKYIFDNSLNCREVLYLSERVVGRREDFLSLNVNTLIGTRVVNMVVDLLCDYEAKLRGHSMKFWFIPTSISRPYLEEGAIKDPTNLRRWVGDISVCEKLVILDLAFPNAFSIHLGRSFKFEKFIIMQKPFHKKQCVDYDCGIYVIQLMRAAYTNGQICVHGHQTMERVVVSLAIILSSLNKMRLALK
- the LOC115712026 gene encoding uncharacterized protein LOC115712026 isoform X1 produces the protein MDNKKLLDLIKGFSEQSRKVEELRQKVSLIKSKMCCAYDLYRFHEDCCKSDDVLLRTSVALFEDSVNSKCSHMEPSMENGKFLKLVEDIVGFSSSDLDVSIIPNVKDEKILVNKVDENSLNVSCGKKYCIGDDNVQFEDSGKNKEVSFEKESSMLDEWNCFETNDGDYMEGGLFKSKVLVSTKDKESISNKTRFARGYGCSDPYVKEEKELVAIHGGSGFDLNLYDITQFELSALDGKVKLACERSEEHRKFLEISALYPVVCSTPCFIGESSFSSCEEGVTKYIFDNSLNCREVLYLSERVVGRREDFLSLNVNTLIGTRVVNMVVDLLCDYEAKLRGHSMKFWFIPTSISRPYLEEGAIKDPTNLRRWVGDISVCEKIFMPLLAMRHWLLAIVSIIDESVYVYDDLRVVTPALGLEIISDFLVILDLAFPNAFSIHLGRSFKFEKFIIMQKPFHKKQCVDYDCGIYVIQLMRAAYTNGQICVHGHQTMERVVVSLAIILSSLNKMRLALK